Proteins found in one Leguminivora glycinivorella isolate SPB_JAAS2020 chromosome 4, LegGlyc_1.1, whole genome shotgun sequence genomic segment:
- the LOC125225568 gene encoding uncharacterized protein LOC125225568 isoform X1, protein MQRITLFLLSAMVAVALAGGQYYVPRAYYTIDSTGHASIPVPLQRLRRSFYPYPGPGSDANANANANAWGGGNANANANANAGGRAFPGGSWGVPGAYGAGKPMGPGMSRRMFGPVIGAHSVSASSSVDVDGYGNGSYDVSSSVDN, encoded by the exons ATGCAGCGAATAACCTTGTTTTTACTCTCGGCGATGGTGGCTGTCGCTCTTGCAG GGGGCCAGTACTACGTGCCCCGCGCGTACTACACGATCGACTCTACAGGGCACGCTTCGATACCCGTGCCCCTACAACGCCTGCGTCGGTCTTTCTACCCCTACCCCGGACCTGGATCTGATGCCAACGCCAACGCTAATGCTAACGCATGGGGAG GTGGCAACGCTAACGCCAACGCGAACGCTAACGCCGGTGGTCGCGCCTTCCCCGGCGGCAGTTGGGGCGTCCCCGGAGCGTACGGTGCAGGGAAACCGATGGG GCCCGGGATGAGCCGTCGCATGTTCGGCCCAGTGATCGGCGCTCACTCGGTCTCGGCCAGCTCCTCGGTGGATGTCGACGGGTACGGCAACGGCTCCTACGACGTGTCCTCTTCAGTTGATAATTAA
- the LOC125225567 gene encoding uncharacterized protein LOC125225567 has translation MNAPLALLLCCVVGSAVGYYAQPNAPYNIGPNDPFAVEVNPNFLAQPSARLFWGSGQGSNQVGGTGFWNHLTNKFPFLGNMFGRMELPTQYGPPQFNSYDYQQYSAPGYQSYNLYHQAQPQFNQAQPQFNQVPPQYPVQQFSQQYPRNFAGRDVAITDDAVIVTPPHVPIAPPAPAPAPAEPADGGYQYKKPQYRLELPHK, from the exons ATGAATGCGCCCCTTGCACTCCTGCTGTGTTGTGTTGTTG GCAGTGCCGTAGGGTACTATGCGCAACCAAATGCGCCCTACAACATCGGACCCAACGATCCGTTCGCGGTTGAAGTCAACCCTAACTTCCTCGCGCAACCTTCCGCACGGCTGTTCTGGGGCAGCGGGCAAGGCAGCAACCAGGTCGGCGGCACCGGCTTCTGGAACCATCTCACCAACAAGTTCCCGTTCCTAGGAAACATGTTCGGGCGAATGGAGCTGCCCACGCAGTATGGTCCTCCTCAATTCAATAGCTACGACTATCAGCAGTACAGCGCGCCGGGCTACCAGTCCTACAACTTGTACCATCAAGCGCAGCCGCAATTCAATCAGGCACAACCTCAATTCAACCAAGTACCGCCACAGTACCCGGTCCAGCAGTTCTCCCAGCAGTACCCTCGAAACTTCGCCGGTCGCGACGTGGCTATAACTGATGACGCTGTGATCGTGACACCCCCGCACGTGCCGATAGCGCCGCCTGCGCCGGCGCCGGCCCCGGCGGAGCCCGCTGATGGCGGTTACCAATATAAAAAGCCTCAGTACAGGCTCGAGTTACCCCATAAGTAA
- the LOC125225568 gene encoding uncharacterized protein LOC125225568 isoform X2, with amino-acid sequence MQRITLFLLSAMVAVALAGGQYYVPRAYYTIDSTGHASIPVPLQRLRRSFYPYPGPGSDANANANANAWGGGNANANANANAGGRAFPGGSWGVPGAYGAGKPMGA; translated from the exons ATGCAGCGAATAACCTTGTTTTTACTCTCGGCGATGGTGGCTGTCGCTCTTGCAG GGGGCCAGTACTACGTGCCCCGCGCGTACTACACGATCGACTCTACAGGGCACGCTTCGATACCCGTGCCCCTACAACGCCTGCGTCGGTCTTTCTACCCCTACCCCGGACCTGGATCTGATGCCAACGCCAACGCTAATGCTAACGCATGGGGAG GTGGCAACGCTAACGCCAACGCGAACGCTAACGCCGGTGGTCGCGCCTTCCCCGGCGGCAGTTGGGGCGTCCCCGGAGCGTACGGTGCAGGGAAACCGATGGG GGCCTAG
- the LOC125225216 gene encoding uncharacterized protein LOC125225216, which translates to MQSGLDQANAGIANLEGKFALIEDRLENFDVRLTLTEDKVDRLPGIEENLKQLQTEFATLKANENDRDQFCRLNNVEISGVPQKDSENLVSILNAICVKVGFGLLDTDVDSIHRVRRFPVSVSNGNRADPRPPAIVVRFCQRRRKDQLVTAARARRGLTSADAGLPGPAVPIYVNEHLTAVNKVLLRRARDRKAELNFNYLWVKQCKIYMRKSDSSKVYVITNEADLKKLK; encoded by the coding sequence ATGCAGAGTGGTCTTGACCAAGCAAATGCGGGAATTGCTAATCTCGAGGGGAAGTTCGCCTTAATCGAGGATCGCCTCGAGAATTTCGATGTTCGGCTTACCCTCACGGAGGATAAAGTTGACCGTCTCCCAGGGATTGAGGAAAATCTCAAGCAGCTTCAGACTGAGTTTGCTACATTGAAAGCCAATGAAAACGATAGAGATCAGTTTTGCCGGCTCAACAATGTCGAAATTAGTGGTGTTCCCCAAAAAGACAGCGAAAATTTAGTGTCAATCCTAAATGCTATATGTGTTAAGGTTGGTTTTGGCCTGCTCGATACTGATGTCGATTCTATACATCGCGTACGTCGATTCCCGGTTTCTGTGAGTAACGGTAACCGCGCGGACCCCAGGCCCCCGGCGATCGTCGTGCGTTTCTGCCAGCGTCGCCGCAAGGACCAGCTGGTgacggcggcgcgcgcgcgccgcggcCTGACCAGCGCGGATGCCGGTCTCCCGGGCCCGGCGGTGCCTATCTACGTGAATGAGCATCTCACGGCTGTAAACAAGGTGCTACTTAGGCGGGCTCGTGACAGGAAAGCAGAGTTGAATTTCAATTACCTTTGGGTTAAGCAGTGCAAAATATACATGCGAAAGAGTGACAGTTCTAAGGTGTATGTCATAACGAACGAAGCCGACCTTAAGAAATTAAAATGA